GCAACATTTAACAAATCCTGATTGGATAATGAAAAATGGGGGCTTGTATTTGGTTCTATTGATATTATTCATTGAAACAGGTATAATCATTGGATTCTTTCTTCCGGGAGACCCGTTATTATTCATCTCGGGAATGATCATTGCCTCTGTAAACGAGCTTCATTATCCATTCTCAAACGAGATACTCAATTTGACTTTTTGGATGTTTATGTTTGCAATTTCAACAATCTTAGGTAACTTTTTTGGTTATTGGTTCGGGTATAAATTTAAACATATCGTAATCAGAGAAAAAGACACTTGGCTCGTTAAAAGAAAACACATACAAACCGCTCACGAATTTTATGATAAAAGAGGTGGATTTGCAATTTCAATAGCTCGTTTTCTACCTATTGTAAGAACGTTTGCTCCAATTATTGCAGGAACTGTTAAAATG
This region of Bacteroidota bacterium genomic DNA includes:
- a CDS encoding VTT domain-containing protein, which gives rise to MEILIETLQHLTNPDWIMKNGGLYLVLLILFIETGIIIGFFLPGDPLLFISGMIIASVNELHYPFSNEILNLTFWMFMFAISTILGNFFGYWFGYKFKHIVIREKDTWLVKRKHIQTAHEFYDKRGGFAISIARFLPIVRTFAPIIAGTVKMDFRKFSIYNIIGAFAWVGIIMTAGYILGDIPWVQNNLEYILLGLVFIVTAPVLFKLVSKKKKTA